A segment of the Hallerella succinigenes genome:
TTTATTTCCCTCGGTTTTTACGACGCCACTTATGAATTGAACGTGACCCCGAACCGTCCGGATGCTCTTTCGCACCGTGGTGTCGCCCGCGAACTCGCAGCCAAGTTCGACCGTCCGCTGAAGCCGCTCGCTTACACGCTCACCGAAGACGCTTCGAAGGAAGCTGCTTCCGAAATCAAGCTCACCGTGGAACCGGGTTCCGGCTGTTCCCGCTATGTGGGCCGTGTTATCGAAAATGTGAAGGTCGCACCGTCCCCGGCGTGGCTTTCCCGGCTTCTCAAGTCCGTCGGTATGAACAGTGTGAATAACGTTGTGGACGTGACGAACTTCATTTTGATGGATGTCGGTCAGCCACTCCACAGCTTCGACATGGCCAAGTTGAACGGCGCAGAAGTTGTCGTTCGCAAGGCTAAGCCGGGCGAAAAGATTGAAACCTTGGACCACAAGGAACACGAACTCACGACGAATGATCTCGTCATCTGCGATGGCGATCGTCCGTCCTGCGTTGCCGGTGTGATGGGCGGCGTAGAAAGTGAAATCACGGATACGACGACGCAGGTGTTCCTGGAAAGCGCTTGGTTCAACCCGACTGTCGTGCGTAAGCAGGCTCACCGCCTTTGCACGTCGACCGATTCGAGCTATCGCTTTGAACGCGGAATCGATTACACAATGCAGCGTGAAGCAGACGATTACGCTTGCGCCTTGATCCAGGAAGTCGCCGGAGGCAACGTTCTCAAGGGCACAGTTGAATATACAGGCGAAGATCACCAGAAGGAACCGTTCGTGGTGACGCTCCGCGCATCCCGCGTGACGAAGGTTTTGGGCATCACCCTTTCCGAAGACGAAATCACCAAGTACTTGACGGGCATTGGCCTCAAACACTTGGGCAATATGACTTTTGAAATTCCGCCGTACCGTCCGGACCTTGAACGCGAAGTGGACTTGATCGAAGAAGTGGCTCGTCTCGTTGGCTTTGACAATATCCCGTACGACGTCCCGTCGTTCAAGATCAAGCCGAACGATCTTCCGGCAGAAGAAGTCCTCGGACGCCGCATCCGTTACACGCTCTCTTCGATGGGCCTCCACGAATGTATTTCGCTCCGTTTTACGAGTGCTGCAAATACGCAGGCTGTGTTCGGTGAACCGAACGATGCCGATCCGCGCTCGAAGCCGGCTAAGCTTTTGAATCCGCTGTCCGAAGACCTCGGCTGCGTCCCGACCTCCTTGATTCCGATTCTCCTCAAGTCCGTTGCCGACAACGAAAAGAACCGTCCGGGTTCTGTCCGCTTGTTCGAAAACAGCAAGGCGCAGTTCCAGAATGCGGAGCGCAAGGACGATCGCGATCCGGGCTTTACCGAAAAGCCAATCCTTTGTGCGGTCATCGCCGGCCATTGGAAAATGGAAGCTTTGGACGATAAACCGCGTGATGTCGAATTCGGCGACATCAAGGGTCTTGCGATTTCCTTCTTCAAACGTCTTGGCCTTCCGGTAGAAGTGCGCTCCGCGGAACAGAAGGAAAAATTCCTCCACCCGGGCAAGCAGGCTGTGATCATGAGCGGGAGTACGGTCTTCGGTTCCATCGGCATGGTGCATCCGGCTGTGTTGAAGGCTTTTGACATCAGCTATGCGACGGCTCTTTTTGAAGTCGATCTGGAAAAGGTTTTGAAGGCTCAGGAAAAGAAGGTTGTCTTTAAGCCGTTCAGCCGTCAGGTGTTCACGACCCGCGACATTTCTATGATCGTGGCGGAACGCATGACGAACGAAGCAATCCTTGAAAAGCTCAATTCCTTCAAGGTGAAGAACCTGGTGAAGGTGGAACTCAAGAGCGTTTATCAGGGTGTCGGAATCCTTCCGGGCCAGAAGAACATGGTTTACTCGTTCACGTACCAGTCCATGACGGAAACTCTGACGGATGAAGTGGTGAACAAGGCTCACGATAAGCTTCGCGAAAAACTTTCTGCCGACAGCGAAATCACTCTCCGTTAAAGGGTAAGTCGAGTATGGCTTATATTGCAATGGCGCGCAAATGGCGACCGGAGTCGTTCAACGATCTGGTCGGCCAGGAGCATATCGCAAAGACGATTGAAAATGCAATCGTCGGTGGTCGTCTGCATCATGCGTTCCTTTTTACGGGAACCCGTGGTGTCGGTAAAACGACTTCTGCACGTATCTTGGCGAAAACGTTGAACTGCACGGGTGGTGATCCGCTGATCCCGTGTGGAAAGTGCAAGAGCTGTCTCGATATCGCGAGCGGTCATCCGATGGACGTGATTGAAATTGATGCGGCTTCGAATACGGGTGTCGACAATATCCGCGATCTTTTGGAACAAACCCAGTATACGCCGATGATCGGCAAGTACAAGGTGTTTGTGATCGACGAAGTCCACATGCTTTCGAAAGGCGCTTTCAACGCGCTTCTCAAAACCTTGGAAGAACCGCCTCCGCATGTGATTTTCATTTTTGCGACGACCGAAGTCAATAAGGTTCCGCAGACGATTCTTTCGCGAGTACAGCGCTTTGACTTTAAGCGTCTTACGACAAAGCAAATCACGAGCCGTCTCAAATACATCTGTGATCAGGAATCGATTTCGACCGATGCGGAAGCACTCGGCATGATTGCAGAAAAGGCGGATGGCTCGATGCGTGACGCTCTCACGTTCTTCGATCAGGCTTACGCTTTTACCGGCAACGATATGAATGCGGACTCCGTCCGTTCCGTTCTCGGTGTCCCTCCGAACGATCTTTATTTTAGCCTTCTTGAATCCATTGAAAAGCACGATCTCAAGGGTACGTTTGCCGTTGTTGATAAGGCTTCGGAAACGGGTGTGGAATTTGCACCGCTTCTCGAAGGCTTTGCCAAGTTTGTCCGCAACCGCCTGTATGTGAAGGTGGGCGGAATTTCTGCCGAAGAATTGAACATTTCGGAAGGTCTTTTTAGCAAGCTCAATTCTTGCGCGCCATCTCTTGGCAACGGTGACCTCTTGCGCATTGCGCGTATCCTCACGGACTTGCAGGGGAACATTCGCCGCAGCACGAATCCGCGTTTGCTCGTGGAATCCGCTTTCGCTCGAATGGCTTATCTCGACAGGGTCGTAGACTTGAAACGTGCCTTGGCCGCGATTAATGACCCTGCTTCCCAGGGTTCAAAAAAAAAATTAACTGAACCGCAGGCTCAGGTGTCGATGGCAGCGTTGACTGCTCCGGCGCCTTCCGATTCGCCTTTTACAATTGACTTCGACGGCTTTGACGCTCCGAAGTCTTCTCCTGCCACTTCTTCTGCAAACGATTCGTTTGCGATTCCGACGGCGCCTGAAGCGCCTCCGTCTATCGATAGGGGAACTCCCGAAATGGATCCTTCCATGATAATCGATTTTGGCGGTGCGCCTGCTTTTGACGATGACCACGGTTTTGACGAAGGGCCAAGCTTTGCCGAAGCCGGAGATGATTTGGGCGATGTGCAGGCGATTACGCGCTACGACATTTGCAACGCCTGGCAGAATTTGATCCGCAGCAGTTTCTCTCAGGAAATGGGATTCTTTGCGACAAGCCTGAACGGTTCGACTCTTGAACACGGAGACTTCCAGGAAAATCCGTTCCGCTTGAAAGTCGTTTATCCGGCCGCATTTAAGTGGGGCTTCGATCAGATGATGATGCGTGACGATTACCGCGATCGCTTGTTGAATATTCTGGAAGACCGCTTGCAGACAAAAGTCGCTGTGACCTATGAACTGTTGGAGCCGAAACCCGGCGAAGATGTTTCCGGAGTGCCGCTCAGCCCTTGGGAAACGGACTTGCAACATGAACCGGGGCTTGCGGAATTCACCCAGAGATTTATGGCGGAACTCATTGCGACAAGATCCGTGCCGAAAATGGTCGACGAAGAAAATTCGGACGGCGAACAATGTGCAGTGACTCCGGAACAGGAATAAAATTGTATTTTAATCCCCAAAAAAAAGAGGAAAGCCCTATGAATATGCAGAAAATGTTGAAGGATTTGCAGAAGATGCAGTCCAAGATGGTCAAGGCCCAGAACGATCTTCAGGCTCAGAGCTTTGAAG
Coding sequences within it:
- the dnaX gene encoding DNA polymerase III subunit gamma/tau — translated: MAYIAMARKWRPESFNDLVGQEHIAKTIENAIVGGRLHHAFLFTGTRGVGKTTSARILAKTLNCTGGDPLIPCGKCKSCLDIASGHPMDVIEIDAASNTGVDNIRDLLEQTQYTPMIGKYKVFVIDEVHMLSKGAFNALLKTLEEPPPHVIFIFATTEVNKVPQTILSRVQRFDFKRLTTKQITSRLKYICDQESISTDAEALGMIAEKADGSMRDALTFFDQAYAFTGNDMNADSVRSVLGVPPNDLYFSLLESIEKHDLKGTFAVVDKASETGVEFAPLLEGFAKFVRNRLYVKVGGISAEELNISEGLFSKLNSCAPSLGNGDLLRIARILTDLQGNIRRSTNPRLLVESAFARMAYLDRVVDLKRALAAINDPASQGSKKKLTEPQAQVSMAALTAPAPSDSPFTIDFDGFDAPKSSPATSSANDSFAIPTAPEAPPSIDRGTPEMDPSMIIDFGGAPAFDDDHGFDEGPSFAEAGDDLGDVQAITRYDICNAWQNLIRSSFSQEMGFFATSLNGSTLEHGDFQENPFRLKVVYPAAFKWGFDQMMMRDDYRDRLLNILEDRLQTKVAVTYELLEPKPGEDVSGVPLSPWETDLQHEPGLAEFTQRFMAELIATRSVPKMVDEENSDGEQCAVTPEQE
- the pheT gene encoding phenylalanine--tRNA ligase subunit beta — translated: MKVSLNWLRRHVDLPESAEEVSKALTSIGLEVEGMEEPAKQYEKLVVAKVLTCEAHPDSDHLHVTTVDDGKETIQVVCGAPNVAAGQTVVLAPIGAELPLPDGKSLKMKKSKIRGVESFGMICAEDEIGLSDDHGGILVLDDKIPAGTQFISLGFYDATYELNVTPNRPDALSHRGVARELAAKFDRPLKPLAYTLTEDASKEAASEIKLTVEPGSGCSRYVGRVIENVKVAPSPAWLSRLLKSVGMNSVNNVVDVTNFILMDVGQPLHSFDMAKLNGAEVVVRKAKPGEKIETLDHKEHELTTNDLVICDGDRPSCVAGVMGGVESEITDTTTQVFLESAWFNPTVVRKQAHRLCTSTDSSYRFERGIDYTMQREADDYACALIQEVAGGNVLKGTVEYTGEDHQKEPFVVTLRASRVTKVLGITLSEDEITKYLTGIGLKHLGNMTFEIPPYRPDLEREVDLIEEVARLVGFDNIPYDVPSFKIKPNDLPAEEVLGRRIRYTLSSMGLHECISLRFTSAANTQAVFGEPNDADPRSKPAKLLNPLSEDLGCVPTSLIPILLKSVADNEKNRPGSVRLFENSKAQFQNAERKDDRDPGFTEKPILCAVIAGHWKMEALDDKPRDVEFGDIKGLAISFFKRLGLPVEVRSAEQKEKFLHPGKQAVIMSGSTVFGSIGMVHPAVLKAFDISYATALFEVDLEKVLKAQEKKVVFKPFSRQVFTTRDISMIVAERMTNEAILEKLNSFKVKNLVKVELKSVYQGVGILPGQKNMVYSFTYQSMTETLTDEVVNKAHDKLREKLSADSEITLR